In the genome of Candidatus Cloacimonadota bacterium, the window TTACGGATACAGCCGCGACGATGCCGGGAAATTCCTGAAAATCTATATCGATAAAGGAATCCTGAAACATGATCCATTCCAGGTTCTTGACCAGGAAGGTGTAGGTCAGCTTGTTGAAATGGGAGTTATCAAAGGACGAGCAGCAAGACCGGGTCTAAAAATCGGTATTTGCGGTGAACATGGCGGAGAACCGAGTTCTGTTAATTTCTGCCATCGCATCGGAATGGATTATGTGAGTTGTTCACCGTATCGAATTCCCATTGCCCGTTTAGCTGCTGCTCAGGCTGCAATTAAGGAATAAAAGTATAAAGAAACCTTCAAGGTTTTTAAAACCTTGAAGGTTTTTATTCTTTCCAAAGCTTCCAACATAGAAATTGCTCGTTCCCAAACTCCTGTTTGGGAATGTTAAGGTAAAACTCTGTTTTGAATATGTATAAATCAGAAATGAAAAAGAGTTTCCATTACAAATGTTTTCTCCCGAAGTATCGGAAAGTTTGGGAACAAGCTAAGGACTTCCGAAGTTTTGAGAACTTCGGAAGTCATAATCTTAATAAATCTTTAATTTACCTCTTCTTTACCTAAGGCAATCCTGATAATGGAATGCAATTCCTGTTCTTCAAACGGTTTGACCAGGTAACCAAAAGGTTTGGTTTCTTTAGCTGCTAAAATCGTATTTTCATCAGCATACGCTGAAATATAGATCAAAGGTATGCTGTGTTTACCTAATATCTGTTTTGCTGTTTCAATCCCGTTCAGTTCGCCAGCCAGCATAATATCCATTAGGATCAGATCAGGAATAATTTCTGCGGTTTTTATAATTGCATCTTCTCCTGATGATGCAATTGCAGGAACATCATACCCGAAATTATTTAGAGTCATCTTCAGGTCTTGTGCTATAATTTTTTCATCTTCGACTATTAAAATTCCTGCCATGTCTTGATTACATGTCCTCATTAAACTTATCTAAGTTAATCATTCTTTCCTTTCTTGATGATCTGGATTTCTCCCTGATAAATGATTATTATGTAATCTTCGAATTCATAGATTTTCATTTTATTCCTTTTCGAGTATGTATAATACTCCATCAACAACTACATATACATATTCATCAGTAACTTCAAGAACTTCAAATTCTTCACCCTCAAGCTCTTCAAT includes:
- a CDS encoding response regulator, which codes for MAGILIVEDEKIIAQDLKMTLNNFGYDVPAIASSGEDAIIKTAEIIPDLILMDIMLAGELNGIETAKQILGKHSIPLIYISAYADENTILAAKETKPFGYLVKPFEEQELHSIIRIALGKEEVN